The following proteins are co-located in the Streptomyces bottropensis ATCC 25435 genome:
- a CDS encoding GNAT family N-acetyltransferase, producing MSGPHGTSFTFRPLDPPHDAELLHRWVTHPKAAYWMMQDARLEDVERTYLEVAADPHQQALLGLLDGEPVFLMERYDPAHRELVGLYEPEPGDVGMHFLVPPTDTPVHGFTRAVITAVMAHLFADPVTRRVVVEPDVSNKAVHALNEVVGFVPDREIDKPEKRALLSFCTREQFFRSQSLAARGVAV from the coding sequence ATGAGCGGCCCGCACGGCACGTCCTTCACCTTCCGCCCGCTCGACCCGCCGCACGACGCCGAGCTGCTGCACCGCTGGGTGACGCACCCCAAGGCGGCGTACTGGATGATGCAGGACGCCCGGTTGGAGGACGTCGAGCGCACCTACCTGGAGGTCGCGGCCGACCCGCACCAGCAGGCCCTGCTGGGGCTGCTGGACGGCGAGCCCGTGTTCCTCATGGAGCGGTACGACCCCGCCCACCGCGAACTGGTCGGCCTGTACGAGCCCGAGCCGGGTGACGTCGGCATGCACTTCCTGGTGCCGCCGACGGACACGCCGGTGCACGGCTTCACCAGGGCCGTGATCACCGCCGTGATGGCGCACCTCTTCGCGGACCCGGTCACCCGCCGGGTCGTCGTCGAGCCGGACGTGTCCAACAAGGCCGTGCACGCCCTCAACGAAGTCGTCGGTTTCGTCCCCGACCGCGAGATCGACAAGCCGGAGAAGCGCGCACTGCTGAGCTTCTGCACGCGAGAGCAGTTCTTTCGCAGCCAGAGCCTGGCTGCCCGAGGAGTCGCCGTATGA
- a CDS encoding lysine N(6)-hydroxylase/L-ornithine N(5)-oxygenase family protein — translation MPSSTWENPLTASLPEPAESAVRVHDFIGIGLGPFNLGLACLTEPIAELDGVFLESKPTFEWHSGMFLDGAHLQTPFMSDLVTLADPTSPYSFLNYLKDSGRLYSFYIRENFYPLRVEYDDYCRWAANRLSNVRFGTTVTEVTYEDEDEVYAVRTADGDVLRARHLVLGTGTPPYVPEAVQGLDGDWIHNSRYMRHKRELQSKESITLVGSGQSAAEIYLDLLSEIDVHGYRLNWVTRSPRFFPLEYTKLTLEMTSPEYIDYFRELPEPTRYRLTQEQKGLFKGIDGDLINEIFDLLYRKSLGGPLPTRLLTNSSLNSVRHENGTYTLGLRQEEQEKDYEIDSQGLILATGYRYAEPEFLKPVRDRLRYDSRGNFDVARNYAIDTTGRGVFLQNAAVHAHSITSPDLGMGPYRNSYIIRELLGREYYPVEKSIAFQEFAV, via the coding sequence ATGCCGAGCAGTACCTGGGAGAATCCCTTGACCGCGTCGCTTCCTGAACCCGCCGAATCCGCCGTGCGCGTCCACGACTTCATCGGCATCGGACTGGGACCCTTCAACCTCGGCCTCGCCTGCCTCACCGAGCCCATCGCCGAACTCGACGGTGTCTTCCTGGAGTCGAAGCCGACCTTCGAGTGGCACTCGGGGATGTTCCTCGACGGCGCCCACCTCCAGACCCCGTTCATGTCGGACCTGGTCACCCTCGCCGACCCGACCTCCCCGTACTCCTTCCTGAACTACCTCAAGGACTCGGGCCGGCTGTACTCGTTCTACATCCGCGAGAACTTCTACCCGCTGCGGGTCGAGTACGACGACTACTGCCGCTGGGCCGCGAACCGGCTGAGCAACGTCCGCTTCGGCACCACGGTGACGGAGGTGACGTACGAGGACGAGGACGAGGTCTATGCCGTACGGACGGCCGACGGCGATGTCCTGCGCGCCCGGCACCTCGTCCTCGGCACGGGCACTCCCCCGTACGTCCCGGAGGCGGTCCAGGGCCTGGACGGCGACTGGATCCACAACTCCCGCTACATGCGGCACAAGCGGGAGCTGCAGAGCAAGGAGTCCATCACCCTCGTCGGCTCGGGGCAGTCGGCCGCCGAGATCTACCTCGACCTGCTCAGCGAGATCGACGTCCACGGCTACCGGCTGAACTGGGTGACACGCTCCCCGCGCTTCTTCCCGCTGGAGTACACCAAACTCACGCTGGAGATGACCTCCCCGGAGTACATCGACTACTTCCGCGAGCTGCCGGAGCCGACCCGCTACCGCCTGACCCAGGAGCAGAAGGGCCTCTTCAAGGGCATCGACGGAGACCTCATCAACGAGATCTTCGACCTGCTCTACCGGAAGAGCCTCGGCGGCCCGCTCCCCACCCGGCTGCTCACCAACTCCTCGCTGAACAGCGTGCGTCACGAGAACGGCACGTACACCCTCGGCCTGCGCCAGGAGGAGCAGGAGAAGGACTACGAGATCGACTCGCAGGGCCTGATCCTCGCCACCGGCTACCGGTACGCCGAGCCGGAGTTCCTCAAGCCCGTCCGCGACCGCCTGCGCTACGACTCCCGGGGCAACTTCGACGTCGCCCGCAACTACGCCATCGACACCACCGGCCGGGGCGTCTTCCTGCAGAACGCGGCCGTCCACGCCCACAGCATCACCTCACCCGACCTGGGCATGGGCCCGTACCGGAACTCGTACATCATCCGCGAGCTGCTCGGCCGCGAGTACTACCCGGTGGAGAAGTCCATCGCCTTCCAGGAGTTCGCCGTATGA
- a CDS encoding universal stress protein, producing MAGQEFFESADRERRPVADHTAAEPLAAEEPRPSCDPAFKHGVVVGFDGSTSSERALAYAIGMARRSGSGLIIVHVANRLPTTVWAGCEPPVFVDVPDHRTEVLGLELACADYLAEVPWILVERGGDICHELEEVGREYEADAIVVGSTHGIVGRIFGSVAGRLAKRAQRPVIVIP from the coding sequence ATGGCCGGTCAAGAATTCTTCGAATCCGCGGACCGCGAGCGGCGGCCCGTCGCCGATCACACGGCGGCCGAACCCCTTGCGGCGGAAGAGCCGCGTCCCTCCTGTGATCCCGCCTTCAAGCACGGCGTCGTCGTCGGCTTCGACGGTTCGACGTCCAGTGAGCGCGCCCTCGCGTACGCCATCGGCATGGCCCGCCGTTCCGGCTCGGGCCTGATCATCGTGCATGTCGCCAACCGGCTGCCCACGACCGTGTGGGCCGGCTGCGAGCCGCCCGTGTTCGTGGACGTCCCCGACCACCGGACCGAGGTCCTCGGCCTGGAACTCGCCTGCGCCGACTATCTCGCCGAGGTGCCCTGGATCCTCGTCGAGCGTGGCGGCGACATCTGCCACGAACTCGAAGAGGTCGGGCGGGAGTACGAGGCCGACGCGATCGTCGTCGGGTCCACGCACGGGATCGTCGGGCGGATCTTCGGATCCGTCGCGGGGCGGCTCGCCAAGCGGGCGCAGCGGCCGGTCATCGTCATTCCGTGA
- a CDS encoding purple acid phosphatase family protein, whose translation MGVPEQLAERMSMAEQHEYLRSKFSRRSMIRGGAVTLGAVAGGAFVPATAQAATPAALRTSVPTRAAASAEHVDGSFVAPFGRHLAYGNDPRTEITVSWQVPLPVKKPFVRVGTHASHLSVKIDAEVRTLHTPAGVGASGDHTQYYVHAELTHLKPGRTYFYGVGHDGFDPASPRFAGTIGTFTTAPAGKEPFTFTAFGDEGVGYHGLANNSLLLGQNPAFHLHAGDIAYADPAGQGKTADTGFDSRVWDQFLAQTESVAKSVPWMPAYGNHDMEAWYSPSGYGGEEARWNLPDNGPDPKNLPGVYSFVYGNTAVVSLDANDISFEIPANLGISGGTQTTWLEAQLKKFRAGKDIDFVVVFFHHCAYCTSTAHASEGGVRQEWVPLFEKYSVDLVINGHNHQYERTDVIKSGAVTKKLPIGGTAYPETEGVVYVTAGAAGRSLYSFTAPLSYEGHENEVESVPSSINTKAGKQNETVTWSRVRYLDYSFLRVDVKPAPKGHWATLTVRGIAETGARVDHFTVARRAK comes from the coding sequence ATGGGCGTACCCGAGCAGCTGGCCGAGCGCATGAGCATGGCCGAGCAGCACGAGTACCTGCGCTCCAAGTTCTCCCGGCGCTCGATGATCAGAGGCGGCGCGGTCACCCTCGGCGCCGTCGCGGGCGGCGCGTTCGTGCCCGCCACGGCCCAGGCCGCCACCCCCGCCGCACTCCGAACCTCGGTGCCCACCCGGGCCGCCGCGAGCGCCGAGCACGTCGACGGCTCCTTCGTCGCCCCCTTCGGCCGCCACCTCGCCTACGGCAACGACCCGCGCACCGAGATCACCGTCTCCTGGCAGGTCCCGCTCCCGGTGAAGAAGCCCTTCGTCCGGGTCGGCACCCACGCCTCGCACCTCTCGGTCAAGATCGACGCCGAGGTCCGCACCCTCCACACGCCGGCCGGCGTCGGCGCGAGCGGTGACCACACCCAGTACTACGTGCACGCCGAGCTGACCCACCTCAAGCCCGGCAGGACCTACTTCTACGGTGTCGGCCACGACGGCTTCGACCCGGCCTCGCCGCGGTTCGCGGGCACCATCGGCACCTTCACCACCGCCCCCGCCGGCAAGGAGCCCTTCACCTTCACGGCCTTCGGCGACGAGGGCGTCGGCTACCACGGCCTCGCCAACAACAGCCTCCTCCTCGGCCAGAACCCGGCCTTCCACCTGCACGCCGGCGACATCGCCTACGCCGACCCGGCCGGCCAGGGCAAGACCGCCGACACGGGCTTCGACTCCCGCGTGTGGGACCAGTTCCTCGCCCAGACCGAGTCCGTCGCCAAGTCCGTCCCGTGGATGCCCGCCTACGGCAACCACGACATGGAGGCCTGGTACTCGCCAAGCGGGTACGGCGGCGAAGAGGCCCGCTGGAACCTCCCCGACAACGGCCCCGACCCCAAGAACCTGCCGGGCGTCTACTCCTTCGTCTACGGCAACACGGCCGTCGTCTCGCTCGACGCCAACGACATCTCCTTCGAGATCCCGGCCAACCTCGGCATCTCCGGCGGCACCCAGACCACGTGGCTGGAGGCGCAGCTCAAGAAGTTCCGCGCCGGCAAGGACATCGACTTCGTCGTGGTCTTCTTCCACCACTGCGCCTACTGCACCTCCACCGCGCACGCCTCCGAGGGCGGTGTGCGCCAGGAGTGGGTGCCGCTGTTCGAGAAGTACTCCGTGGACCTCGTCATCAACGGCCACAACCACCAGTACGAGCGCACCGACGTCATCAAGTCGGGCGCGGTCACCAAGAAGCTCCCGATCGGCGGCACGGCATACCCGGAGACCGAGGGCGTGGTCTACGTGACGGCGGGCGCGGCCGGCCGCAGCCTCTACTCCTTCACCGCCCCGCTGTCGTACGAGGGCCACGAGAACGAGGTCGAGTCCGTCCCCTCCTCCATCAACACCAAGGCGGGCAAGCAGAACGAGACCGTCACCTGGTCGCGGGTGCGGTACCTCGACTACTCCTTCCTGCGGGTGGACGTGAAGCCCGCGCCGAAGGGGCACTGGGCCACGCTGACCGTGCGGGGGATCGCGGAGACGGGGGCACGGGTCGACCACTTCACGGTGGCGCGCAGGGCCAAGTAG
- a CDS encoding DUF4429 domain-containing protein yields MAEIIQRDGTWTFDGDTLRLTPGRDKSVSLLRKTLGELTVPLGALAGISFEQGRKSGRLRLRLRDGSDPLLQATGGRLTDSDDPYQLSVDPDRYGVAEYVVDEVRNALLLDEVPGDAVDTYLLAGPAVPLSVSAGDGTASFDGDHVRLEWNWKTEDAKAASGPRTLPLADIAGVAWHPSVGLENGSLRFTVRNSPTKAPPKYDPHSVELWGFKKDPLMALVAAAVQARLPHPAAPAPKQLAPSPSPQDRPAPEVDHDALLRRLRELGDLHRSGVLTDEEFTRAKQAVLKRI; encoded by the coding sequence ATGGCGGAAATCATCCAGCGGGACGGCACGTGGACCTTCGACGGCGACACCCTGCGACTGACCCCGGGCCGCGACAAGAGCGTGAGCCTGCTCCGCAAGACCCTGGGTGAACTCACCGTTCCGCTGGGCGCGTTGGCGGGCATCTCCTTCGAGCAGGGAAGGAAGTCGGGGCGGCTGAGGCTGCGCCTGCGCGACGGCTCCGACCCCCTCCTGCAGGCCACCGGCGGCCGGCTCACCGACTCCGACGACCCGTACCAGCTGAGCGTCGACCCCGACCGGTACGGCGTCGCCGAGTACGTCGTGGACGAGGTCCGTAACGCGCTGCTCCTGGACGAGGTGCCGGGCGACGCGGTGGACACCTATCTGCTCGCCGGGCCGGCCGTCCCGCTCTCCGTCTCCGCCGGGGACGGCACGGCGAGCTTCGACGGCGACCACGTACGCCTGGAGTGGAACTGGAAGACCGAGGACGCGAAGGCCGCGTCCGGGCCTCGGACGCTGCCGCTGGCCGACATAGCCGGCGTCGCGTGGCACCCCTCGGTCGGCCTGGAGAACGGCAGCCTGCGCTTCACCGTGCGGAACTCGCCGACCAAGGCCCCGCCCAAGTACGACCCCCACTCCGTGGAGCTGTGGGGCTTCAAGAAGGACCCGCTGATGGCCCTGGTCGCGGCGGCCGTCCAGGCACGGCTCCCGCACCCTGCGGCCCCGGCGCCGAAACAGCTCGCCCCGTCCCCGTCGCCCCAGGACCGGCCCGCCCCCGAGGTGGACCACGACGCCCTGCTGCGCCGGCTGCGCGAACTGGGCGACCTCCATCGGTCCGGGGTGCTCACGGACGAGGAGTTCACGAGGGCCAAACAGGCGGTCCTCAAGCGCATCTGA
- a CDS encoding IucA/IucC family protein, whose product MTLSDAVAHLSPHRWARANRLLIRKALAEFAHERLITPEATADGRFEVRGDDGTTRYGFTAVRRALDHWQIDADSITRHRDGVDLPLAALDFFVELKRSLGLSDEILPVYLEEISSTLAGTCYKLTKPQTPVAELVDAGFQAVETGMTEGHPCFVANNGRLGFGVHEYLSYAPETASPVRLVWLAAHRSRAAFTAGVGIEYETFLRDELGAETVARFHAVLTGLGLDPADYLFIPVHPWQWWNKLTVTFAAEVAQRNLVCLGEGDDEYLAQQSIRTFFNTSAPEKHYVKTALSVLNMGFMRGLSAAYMEATPAINDWLAALIDNDPVLKSTGLSIIRERAAVGYRHLEYEAATDKYSPYRKMLAALWRESPVGSLREGESLATMASLVHVDHEGNGFAAALIARSGLPPTEWLRRYLRAYFTPLLHSFYAYDLVFMPHGENVILVLKDGVVERAIYKDIAEEIAVMDPDAVLPPAVERLRVDVPEDMKLLSIFTDVFDCFFRFLAANLAEEGVLGEEEFWRTVAECVRDYQHAMPALADKFAQYDMFAPEFALSCLNRLQLRDNRQMVDLADPAGALQLIGTLKNPLADL is encoded by the coding sequence ATGACCCTGTCCGATGCCGTGGCGCATCTGTCCCCCCACCGCTGGGCACGGGCCAACCGCCTGCTGATCCGCAAGGCCCTCGCGGAGTTCGCCCACGAGCGGCTCATCACGCCGGAGGCCACCGCCGACGGCCGCTTCGAGGTCCGCGGCGACGACGGTACGACCCGCTACGGGTTCACCGCCGTCCGGCGCGCCCTCGACCACTGGCAGATCGACGCCGACTCGATCACCCGTCACCGGGACGGCGTCGACCTCCCTCTGGCCGCGCTGGACTTCTTCGTCGAGCTGAAGCGGTCCCTCGGCCTGAGCGACGAGATCCTCCCGGTCTACCTGGAGGAGATCTCCTCCACCCTGGCCGGCACCTGCTACAAGCTGACCAAACCGCAGACACCGGTCGCCGAGCTGGTCGACGCCGGCTTCCAGGCAGTCGAGACCGGGATGACCGAGGGCCACCCCTGCTTCGTCGCCAACAACGGCCGCCTCGGCTTCGGTGTCCACGAGTACCTGTCGTACGCCCCCGAGACGGCGAGCCCGGTCCGCCTGGTCTGGCTGGCCGCGCACCGCTCACGGGCGGCGTTCACGGCGGGCGTGGGCATCGAGTACGAGACGTTCCTGCGGGACGAGCTGGGCGCGGAGACGGTCGCCCGCTTCCACGCCGTCCTCACCGGCCTCGGGCTGGACCCCGCCGACTACCTCTTCATCCCGGTCCACCCCTGGCAGTGGTGGAACAAGCTCACCGTCACCTTCGCCGCCGAGGTCGCGCAGCGGAACCTGGTGTGTCTGGGCGAGGGCGACGACGAATACCTCGCCCAGCAGTCGATCCGGACCTTCTTCAACACGTCCGCCCCCGAGAAGCACTACGTCAAGACCGCCCTCTCCGTCCTCAACATGGGCTTCATGCGCGGCCTCTCGGCGGCGTACATGGAGGCGACCCCGGCCATCAACGACTGGCTCGCCGCGCTCATCGACAACGACCCGGTCCTGAAGTCGACGGGCCTGTCGATCATCCGCGAGCGGGCCGCCGTCGGCTACCGGCACCTGGAGTACGAGGCCGCCACCGACAAGTACTCCCCGTACCGCAAGATGCTGGCCGCGCTGTGGCGCGAGAGCCCGGTCGGCTCGCTCCGGGAGGGCGAGTCCCTGGCGACGATGGCCTCCCTGGTCCACGTCGACCACGAGGGCAACGGTTTCGCGGCGGCCCTGATCGCCCGCTCGGGCCTGCCGCCGACGGAGTGGCTGCGCCGCTACCTGCGGGCCTACTTCACCCCGCTCCTGCACAGCTTCTACGCCTACGACCTCGTCTTCATGCCGCACGGCGAGAACGTGATCCTGGTCCTGAAGGACGGCGTGGTCGAGCGGGCGATCTACAAGGACATCGCCGAGGAGATCGCGGTCATGGACCCGGACGCGGTGCTCCCGCCGGCGGTCGAACGCCTGCGCGTGGACGTCCCCGAGGACATGAAGCTCCTCTCGATCTTCACGGACGTCTTCGACTGCTTCTTCCGCTTCCTCGCGGCGAACCTCGCGGAGGAAGGGGTGCTGGGCGAGGAGGAGTTCTGGCGCACGGTCGCCGAGTGCGTCCGTGACTACCAGCACGCGATGCCCGCACTCGCCGACAAGTTCGCCCAGTACGACATGTTCGCCCCCGAGTTCGCGCTGTCCTGCCTCAACCGCCTGCAACTGCGCGACAACAGGCAGATGGTCGACCTGGCCGACCCCGCGGGCGCACTCCAACTGATCGGCACCCTGAAGAACCCCCTCGCGGACCTCTAG
- a CDS encoding beta-N-acetylhexosaminidase, translated as MNPRHRSTRLLGSLLLVATGMFAVGAAPVSENTQAAAVTIPLGQVIPAPASVRPDGSPYRLTSAARIVVDGGPEARRVGEYLAGILRPSTGYRLPVTDRQEAGIRLRLAAEETSLGQEGYRLESHPSGVTLTARAPAGLFHAVQTLRQLLPAAVEKDSVQPGPWLVAGGTVRDLPRYGWRGAMLDVSRHFFGVDQVKRYIDQLALYKFNKLHLHLSDDQGWRIAVDSWPRLASYGGSTQVGGGPGGYYTKADYREIVRYAASRHLEVVPEIDLPGHTNAALASYAELNCDGIAPPLYTGTEVGFSSLCVDKDVTYDFVEDVVRELAALTPGRYLHIGGDEAHSTSHEDYATFMDRVQPVVEKYGKTVIGWHQLTGATPVRGALAQYWGLDGTEAEEKEQVAAAARNGTGIVLSPADRIYLDMKYDKDTPIGLDWAGYVDVRRAYDWDPGAYLAGVPGAAVRGVEAPLWTETIDSSEDVEYMVFPRLPGVAELGWSPVSTHGWGGYRVRLAAQAARWEALGVGYFRAPGVPWPPAVAR; from the coding sequence GTGAATCCGCGCCACAGATCGACCCGCCTGCTCGGCTCGCTGCTGCTGGTGGCGACCGGGATGTTCGCCGTGGGAGCCGCACCCGTGTCCGAGAACACGCAAGCCGCCGCCGTCACGATCCCGCTCGGGCAGGTGATCCCGGCCCCCGCCTCGGTCCGGCCCGACGGATCGCCGTACCGGCTGACGAGCGCCGCGCGCATCGTCGTGGACGGCGGGCCCGAGGCCCGCCGGGTCGGGGAGTACCTCGCGGGCATCCTGCGGCCCTCGACGGGATACCGGCTGCCGGTGACGGACCGCCAGGAGGCCGGAATCCGCCTGCGGTTGGCCGCCGAGGAGACGAGTCTCGGCCAGGAGGGCTACCGCCTGGAGAGCCACCCCTCCGGGGTGACCCTCACCGCCCGCGCGCCCGCCGGTCTCTTCCACGCCGTGCAGACCCTGCGTCAGCTGCTGCCCGCCGCCGTCGAGAAGGACTCCGTGCAACCGGGCCCCTGGCTGGTCGCGGGCGGCACCGTCAGGGACCTCCCGCGCTACGGCTGGCGCGGCGCGATGCTGGACGTCTCCCGCCACTTCTTCGGCGTGGACCAGGTCAAGCGCTACATCGACCAGCTGGCGCTCTACAAGTTCAACAAGCTGCACCTGCACCTCTCCGACGACCAGGGCTGGCGCATCGCCGTCGACTCCTGGCCGCGTCTGGCCTCGTACGGCGGCTCCACGCAGGTCGGCGGCGGTCCGGGCGGGTACTACACGAAGGCCGACTACCGGGAGATCGTCCGGTACGCGGCCTCGCGCCATCTGGAGGTCGTCCCCGAGATCGACCTGCCCGGCCACACGAACGCGGCCCTCGCGTCCTACGCCGAGCTGAACTGCGACGGGATCGCGCCGCCGCTCTACACCGGCACCGAGGTCGGCTTCAGCTCCCTGTGCGTCGACAAGGACGTGACGTACGACTTCGTGGAGGACGTCGTACGGGAGCTGGCCGCGCTCACTCCGGGGCGGTACCTGCACATCGGCGGTGACGAGGCGCACTCCACCAGCCACGAGGACTACGCGACGTTCATGGACCGGGTGCAGCCGGTGGTCGAGAAGTACGGGAAGACGGTCATCGGGTGGCACCAGCTGACCGGGGCCACTCCGGTACGGGGCGCTCTCGCGCAGTACTGGGGGCTGGACGGTACGGAGGCGGAGGAGAAGGAGCAGGTGGCTGCCGCCGCGCGGAACGGGACGGGGATCGTTCTGTCGCCGGCCGACCGGATCTACCTCGACATGAAGTACGACAAGGACACGCCGATAGGGCTCGACTGGGCCGGGTACGTGGATGTGCGGCGGGCGTACGACTGGGATCCGGGGGCGTACCTGGCGGGGGTGCCGGGGGCCGCGGTGCGGGGGGTCGAGGCGCCGCTGTGGACGGAGACGATCGACTCCTCGGAGGACGTGGAGTACATGGTGTTTCCGCGGTTGCCGGGGGTCGCGGAGTTGGGGTGGTCGCCGGTGTCCACACATGGGTGGGGCGGGTACCGGGTGCGGCTTGCCGCGCAGGCTGCTCGGTGGGAGGCGCTGGGGGTGGGGTACTTCCGGGCGCCGGGGGTGCCGTGGCCCCCGGCGGTGGCGCGGTAG
- the glmS gene encoding glutamine--fructose-6-phosphate transaminase (isomerizing), producing MCGIVGYIGRRDVAPLLLEGLQRLEYRGYDSAGIVVTSPKTAGLRMVKAKGRVRDLEAKVPARFKGTTGIAHTRWATHGAPSDVNAHPHMSGDNTVAVVHNGIIDNASDLRRKLEADGVEFLSETDTEVLTHLIARSQATTLEEKVRQALRIVEGTYGIAVMHADFNDRIVVARNGSPVVLGIGEKEMFVASDIAALVAHTRQIVTLDDGEMATLKADDFRTYTTEGTRTTAEPTTVEWEAASYDMGGHDTYMHKEIHEQADAVDRVLRGRIDDRFSTVHLGGLNLDAREARQIRRVKILGCGTSYHAGMIGAQMIEELARIPADAEPASEFRYRNAVVDPDTLYIAVSQSGETYDVLAAVQELKRKGARVLGVVNVVGSAIAREADGGIYVHAGPEVCVVSTKCFTNTTVAFALLALHLGRTRDLSVRDGKRIIAGLRKLPAQIAEMLEQEEEIKKLAESYAEARSMLFIGRVRGYPVAREASLKLKEVSYIHAEAYPASELKHGPLALIEPALPTVAIVPNDDLLEKNRAALEEIKARSGKILAVAHQEQEKADQTIVVPKNEDELDPILMGIPLQLLAYHTALALGRDIDKPRNLAKSVTVE from the coding sequence ATGTGCGGGATCGTCGGTTACATCGGCAGGCGCGATGTGGCGCCGCTGCTCCTCGAAGGCCTGCAGCGCCTGGAGTACCGGGGCTACGACTCGGCGGGCATAGTGGTCACCTCGCCCAAGACGGCCGGCCTGCGGATGGTCAAGGCCAAGGGCCGGGTCCGCGACCTGGAGGCCAAGGTCCCCGCGCGTTTCAAGGGCACCACCGGCATCGCGCACACCCGCTGGGCCACCCACGGCGCCCCGTCCGACGTCAACGCCCACCCGCACATGTCGGGCGACAACACGGTCGCCGTCGTCCACAACGGCATCATCGACAACGCCTCCGACCTGCGCAGGAAGCTCGAAGCGGACGGCGTGGAGTTCCTCTCCGAGACGGACACCGAGGTCCTGACCCACCTCATCGCCCGCTCCCAGGCCACCACCCTGGAGGAGAAGGTCCGCCAGGCGCTGCGCATCGTCGAGGGCACGTACGGCATCGCCGTCATGCACGCCGACTTCAACGACCGCATCGTCGTCGCCCGCAACGGCTCCCCGGTCGTCCTCGGCATCGGCGAGAAGGAGATGTTCGTCGCCTCGGACATAGCCGCTCTGGTCGCCCACACCCGCCAGATCGTCACCCTCGACGACGGCGAGATGGCCACGCTCAAGGCCGACGACTTCCGCACCTACACCACGGAGGGCACCCGCACCACGGCCGAGCCCACCACCGTGGAGTGGGAGGCCGCCTCGTACGACATGGGCGGCCACGACACGTACATGCACAAGGAGATCCACGAGCAGGCCGACGCCGTGGACCGGGTGCTGCGCGGCCGGATCGACGACCGTTTCTCCACCGTGCACCTCGGCGGCCTCAACCTGGACGCCCGCGAGGCGCGCCAGATCCGCCGGGTGAAGATCCTCGGCTGCGGCACCTCGTACCACGCGGGCATGATCGGCGCCCAGATGATCGAGGAGCTGGCGCGCATCCCCGCGGACGCCGAGCCGGCGTCGGAGTTCCGCTACCGCAACGCGGTCGTCGACCCGGACACCCTCTACATCGCCGTCTCCCAGTCCGGCGAGACGTACGACGTGCTGGCGGCCGTCCAGGAGCTGAAGCGCAAGGGCGCGCGGGTCCTCGGCGTGGTGAACGTCGTCGGTTCGGCGATCGCCCGCGAGGCGGACGGCGGCATCTACGTGCACGCGGGCCCCGAGGTCTGCGTGGTCTCCACCAAGTGCTTCACCAACACCACCGTCGCGTTCGCCCTGTTGGCGCTGCACCTGGGCCGCACCCGCGACCTCTCCGTCCGCGACGGCAAGCGGATCATCGCGGGCCTGCGCAAGCTCCCCGCCCAGATCGCCGAGATGCTGGAGCAGGAGGAGGAGATCAAGAAGCTGGCCGAGAGTTACGCCGAGGCCCGCTCGATGCTCTTCATCGGCCGCGTCCGGGGCTACCCGGTGGCCCGTGAGGCCTCCCTGAAGCTCAAGGAGGTCTCGTACATCCACGCCGAGGCCTACCCCGCCTCCGAGCTGAAGCACGGCCCCCTGGCCCTCATCGAGCCCGCCCTGCCCACGGTCGCGATCGTCCCGAACGACGACCTGCTGGAGAAGAACCGCGCCGCCCTGGAGGAGATCAAGGCCCGCAGCGGCAAGATCCTCGCCGTCGCCCACCAGGAGCAGGAGAAGGCCGACCAGACGATCGTCGTGCCGAAGAACGAGGACGAGCTGGACCCGATCCTCATGGGCATCCCCCTGCAACTCCTCGCGTACCACACGGCGTTGGCCCTGGGCCGTGACATCGACAAGCCGCGCAACCTGGCGAAGTCGGTGACCGTGGAGTAG